The Acinetobacter shaoyimingii DNA segment GCTTCAACTTCGTCAGCTAACTTAATTGTTGCGCCTTTAGCGTCAACAGCAGTTACAGTACCTTTAACCAATGCACCACGTTCGTTGTTCGCAAGGAAATCATTGAACGGATCGTTGTTCATTTGTTTGATACCAAGGCTGATACGGTTGCCTTCAGCGTCAACAGAAAGGATAACAGCTTCTACAGTGTCACCTTTTTTGTAACGACGAATTGCTTCTTCGCCTTGTTCGTTCCAAGAAATATCAGACAAGTGAACTAGACCGTCGATACCGCCTGGTAAACCGATGAAGATACCGAAGTCAGTGATAGATTTGATCGTACCAGAAACTTTTTCGCCTTTGTCGTGATCTTTAGCAAACTCTTCCCATGGGTTAGCACGAGTTTGTTTGATACCAAGAGAAATACGACGACGCTCTTCATCAACTTCAAGAACCATAACATCAACTTCGTCACCGATCTGAACAACTTTAGATGGGTGGATGTTTTTGTTTGTGTGATCCATTTCTGAAACGTGTACTAAACCTTCAACGCCTTCAGCGATTTCTGCGAAACAGCCGTAGTCTGTTAAGTTAGTTACGCGAGCTTTAACGATAGAACCTTTAGGGTAACGGTTCATGATCGCTAACCATGGATCTTCGCCTAATTGTTTAAGGCCTAAAGATACGCGGTTACGTTCTTTGTCAAATTTAAGTACTTTAACAGTAACTTCTTGACCAACTTCAACCACTTCTGATGGGTGCTTGATACGTTTCCAAGCCATGTCAGTAATGTGTAGAAGACCGTCAATACCACCAAGGTCAACGAATGCGCCGTAGTCAGTAAGGTTTTTGATTGTACCAGTAACTGTTTGGCCTTCTTCCAATTGAGAAAGAAGCGCTTCACGGTCAGCTGAAGATTCAGCTTCCATAACAGCACGACGAGATACAACAACGTTGTTACGTTTAGCATCAAGTTTGATAACTTTGAATTCTAACTCTTTACCTTCAAGGTGAGTTGTGTCACGGATAGGACGAGTGTCTACCAAAGAACCTGGTAAGAACGCACGAACTGGACCGATGTCAACAGTGAAACCGCCTTTAACCTTACCAGAGATAACACCAGTAACGATTTCGCCGTCTTCAAAGATTTTTTCAAGTTTAGTCCAAGTTTCAGCACGTTTCGCTTTTTCACGTGATAAAACAGTTTGGCCCATACCGTTGTCAAGCGCTTCAACAACAACATCTACTGTGTCGCCAACGTTTACTTCAAGCTCACGTTGTTCGTTTAAGAATTCAGAGCGAGCTACTACACCTTCAGATTTAAGGCCAGTATCTACAGTTACCCAGTCAGAATCGATGCTAACAACGATACCTTGGATGACTGCACCCTTTTCAACGTTTAGATTTAATTCGCTTGCTTCAAAGAGGGCTGCAAAAGATTCGGTCATGATTTACCTAGAAAAGTCAGCGGTCTTGGATCAGACAAGGCCGGTTTAATTAAGTAT contains these protein-coding regions:
- the rpsA gene encoding 30S ribosomal protein S1, whose protein sequence is MTESFAALFEASELNLNVEKGAVIQGIVVSIDSDWVTVDTGLKSEGVVARSEFLNEQRELEVNVGDTVDVVVEALDNGMGQTVLSREKAKRAETWTKLEKIFEDGEIVTGVISGKVKGGFTVDIGPVRAFLPGSLVDTRPIRDTTHLEGKELEFKVIKLDAKRNNVVVSRRAVMEAESSADREALLSQLEEGQTVTGTIKNLTDYGAFVDLGGIDGLLHITDMAWKRIKHPSEVVEVGQEVTVKVLKFDKERNRVSLGLKQLGEDPWLAIMNRYPKGSIVKARVTNLTDYGCFAEIAEGVEGLVHVSEMDHTNKNIHPSKVVQIGDEVDVMVLEVDEERRRISLGIKQTRANPWEEFAKDHDKGEKVSGTIKSITDFGIFIGLPGGIDGLVHLSDISWNEQGEEAIRRYKKGDTVEAVILSVDAEGNRISLGIKQMNNDPFNDFLANNERGALVKGTVTAVDAKGATIKLADEVEASLKASEINRDRVEDATKFLEVGQEVEAKIINVDRKSRAINLSIKAKDEAEEKEAVANLKTVAAGQENGPKTIGDLIKAQMNH